One genomic segment of Trichocoleus sp. includes these proteins:
- the nadC gene encoding carboxylating nicotinate-nucleotide diphosphorylase: MNAIAVLPPALLLDPLLQQWLLEDIGRGDRTTQSLFIPGLTSEPPTGMAQWIVKEPGVIAGLPIAARVFQLLDAQVQFTPTATEGEWCDRGRVVAQISGSMAALLTGERVALNLAMRLSGIATTTYKYVATIADLPTQLVDTRKTTPGLRILEKYATQVGGAVNHRMGLDDGVMIKDNHIAAAGGIGQAITQIRARIPYPLTIEVETENLAQVEEALQHQADIIMLDNMSLDLMHQAVQLIRTTHDRTKIEASGNITLETIRSVAETGVDYISSSAPITRSTWLDLSMRLK; this comes from the coding sequence TTTTGCCCCCTGCCCTTCTGCTTGATCCCCTACTGCAACAGTGGTTGCTAGAAGATATTGGACGGGGCGATCGAACGACTCAATCTCTCTTTATCCCAGGCTTGACCTCAGAACCTCCAACGGGGATGGCTCAATGGATTGTCAAAGAACCGGGTGTCATTGCCGGGCTACCGATTGCGGCGCGGGTCTTTCAACTGCTGGATGCTCAGGTTCAGTTCACTCCCACTGCCACTGAGGGGGAATGGTGCGATCGGGGCAGAGTGGTCGCTCAAATCAGCGGCTCAATGGCAGCACTCCTGACGGGCGAACGGGTAGCTCTCAATCTGGCGATGCGGTTAAGCGGCATTGCGACCACAACTTACAAATATGTGGCGACGATCGCAGATCTGCCGACCCAACTCGTGGATACGCGCAAAACAACACCGGGGCTACGGATTTTGGAGAAGTATGCGACTCAGGTTGGTGGAGCCGTGAATCACCGAATGGGGTTGGATGATGGCGTGATGATCAAAGACAACCACATTGCGGCGGCGGGTGGAATTGGTCAGGCGATTACCCAAATTCGTGCCCGGATTCCCTATCCTCTGACAATCGAAGTGGAAACCGAAAATCTGGCGCAAGTCGAGGAGGCGTTGCAGCATCAGGCAGACATCATCATGCTCGACAATATGTCGCTGGATCTGATGCATCAAGCTGTGCAGTTGATTCGCACCACGCACGATCGCACCAAAATTGAGGCATCGGGCAACATTACCCTGGAAACCATTCGATCGGTTGCTGAAACCGGAGTGGACTATATTTCTAGCAGTGCGCCGATCACGCGATCGACCTGGCTGGATTTGAGTATGCGGCTGAAATAA